In the Onychostoma macrolepis isolate SWU-2019 chromosome 09, ASM1243209v1, whole genome shotgun sequence genome, one interval contains:
- the gpr183a gene encoding G-protein coupled receptor 183-A → MEMLVATNITHNDTCTNLYDHRSWAQYFLPAVYSLICIVGLLGNVLALHVIWPNLKKINSTTLYSANLVVSDILFSLALPLRTVYYAKGFHWPMGEGLCKAVALLFYINMYAGVNFMTCLSVDRFIAVVLPLRFSRFRKVQKVRYICVAVWFVVLMQTLPLLSMPMTSVEKSGHITCMEYPNFEKIDNLPVMLIGAVMLGFGIPVITILVCYSALCSKLRLLAKSNKLTEKSGRSRKAIGVICTVILVFVVCYTPYHVDLLQYMIRKLRYKPDCSELHDFQISLHITVGLMNLNSCLDPFIYFFACKGYKKKVLRLLRKQVSMSFSSVVRTSPEGSSKDVFANDKIHMSSRSTQKERSSVLLSNGFEG, encoded by the coding sequence ATGGAGATGCTAGTAGCTACAAACATCACCCACAATGACACCTGTACCAACCTGTATGACCATCGTAGTTGGGCACAGTATTTCCTGCCTGCAGTGTATTCTCTGATTTGCATTGTGGGACTGCTGGGCAATGTGTTGGCTTTGCATGTCATCTggcctaatttaaaaaaaatcaactccACAACTCTGTATTCTGCCAACCTGGTAGTGTCGGACATCTTGTTTTCGCTTGCTCTGCCCTTGCGTACGGTTTACTATGCCAAGGGGTTCCACTGGCCGATGGGGGAGGGTTTGTGCAAAGCCGTGGCACTGCTGTTCTACATCAACATGTACGCCGGTGTCAACTTCATGACTTGTTTGAGCGTGGACCGTTTCATTGCAGTGGTGCTGCCGCTGCGCTTCTCCCGATTCCGAAAGGTTCAGAAGGTGCGGTACATCTGTGTTGCCGTGTGGTTTGTTGTGTTGATGCAGACCCTGCCTTTGCTGTCGATGCCCATGACAAGCGTAGAGAAAAGTGGTCACATAACGTGCATGGAGTATCCCAACTTCGAGAAGATTGACAACCTGCCTGTCATGCTCATCGGTGCCGTGATGCTTGGCTTCGGCATCCCTGTGATCACCATCCTGGTGTGTTATTCGGCACTGTGCTCCAAGCTTCGCCTCCTGGCCAAGTCTAATAAACTGACAGAGAAGTCGGGTCGCAGTCGCAAAGCCATCGGTGTGATTTGCACCGTCATTCTTGTGTTTGTGGTGTGCTACACCCCATATCACGTCGACCTCCTGCAGTACATGATTAGAAAGCTGCGGTACAAGCCAGACTGCTCAGAACTGCATGACTTTCAGATCTCCCTTCACATTACTGTCGGCTTAATGAACCTTAACTCGTGTCTGGATCCCTTCATCTACTTCTTTGCCTGCAAGGGATACAAGAAGAAGGTACTCAGACTGCTCAGGAAGCAAGTGAGCATGTCCTTCTCAAGCGTGGTCAGGACCTCGCCTGAAGGCTCCTCCAAAGACGTGTTTGCGAACGACAAAATCCATATGAGCTCCAGAAGCACTCAGAAAGAGAGGAGCAGTGTGCTGTTGAGCAATGGTTTTGAAGgataa
- the gpr18 gene encoding N-arachidonyl glycine receptor, with translation MDHNTSSPVIMEGHVPQVYRTVSLVFYGIIFIIGTVVNLTALWVFALTTKRRNSITVYMINVALVDLVFILLLPFRMVYYSQDYWPFGDVFCRINAAITVLYPCLALWLFALISTDRYVAIVQPRHTRELKSVRKALLSCAGVWIMTLGSTAPLVFLEEDPDRNTNYTTCIKMHDIIYLRRDNPVHFARIIFFFLVPVCIMVGCYIIIVENLIHGRTSKLKPKVKQKSIRIIITLIVQVLVCFVPFHICFVSMLLASSERGYNTWGVFTTFLMNASTVLDIILFYIVSKQFQDRVISVILYRNYLRSVRRKSLRTNSLRSLSNLTSAMI, from the coding sequence ATGGATCATAACACATCTTCGCCAGTCATCATGGAAGGCCACGTTCCCCAAGTGTACCGGACTGTTAGCCTAGTGTTTTATGGGATTATTTTCATCATAGGCACAGTGGTAAACCTGACCGCACTCTGGGTCTTTGCCTTGACCACTAAAAGACGAAACTCCATCACTGTTTACATGATCAATGTTGCTTTAGTGGACTTGGTATTTATCTTACTGCTGCCTTTTCGAATGGTCTACTATAGTCAAGACTACTGGCCCTTCGGAGACGTGTTCTGCAGGATCAACGCCGCAATAACAGTGCTCTATCCCTGCCTGGCCTTGTGGCTCTTCGCCCTCATTAGCACAGATCGCTACGTGGCCATTGTGCAGCCACGACACACTCGAGAATTAAAAAGCGTCCGTAAAGCCCTGCTGTCCTGTGCGGGAGTCTGGATCATGACCCTGGGCAGCACAGCTCCGCTTGTTTTCCTGGAGGAAGACCCTGACCGCAACACAAACTATACCACTTGCATCAAGATGCACGACATAATCTACTTGCGCCGTGACAATCCCGTCCACTTCGCACGTATCATCTTCTTCTTCCTGGTGCCGGTGTGCATCATGGTGGGCTGTTACATTATCATCGTGGAAAACCTCATCCACGGCCGCACGTCCAAACTGAAGCCCAAAGTCAAGCAGAAGTCCATCCGGATCATCATCACACTGATCGTTCAGGTGCTGGTGTGCTTTGTGCCTTTCCACATCTGTTTCGTTTCCATGCTGCTGGCCAGCAGTGAGAGGGGTTACAACACCTGGGGGGTCTTCACCACCTTCCTGATGAACGCGAGCACAGTGCTGGACATCATACTCTTCTACATTGTGTCGAAGCAGTTTCAGGACCGTGTGATCAGCGTGATCTTGTACAGAAACTACCTGAGGAGCGTTCGCAGGAAGAGCCTTCGCACCAACAGCCTTCGCTCACTCAGCAACCTGACCAGTGCCATGATCTGA